A genomic window from Klebsiella quasipneumoniae subsp. quasipneumoniae includes:
- a CDS encoding VOC family protein, producing the protein MANWQQIEQLADITADLPRFSDALQRFAARLGLEIGGLDADHISLRCHQNATAERWRSGLAQCGTLLSENMINGRPICLFKLAEPVCVAHWRFHIVELPWPGEKRYPHEGWEHIEIVLPGDPATLNARALALLADDGLSQPGIVVKTSSPKGEHERLPNPTLAVTDGSVTVKFHPWSIEQIVASEQADT; encoded by the coding sequence ATGGCGAACTGGCAGCAGATTGAACAACTGGCCGATATTACGGCGGATCTCCCGCGATTTTCCGATGCGCTACAGCGCTTCGCTGCGCGACTGGGACTGGAGATCGGCGGACTCGACGCCGACCATATCTCCCTGCGCTGTCATCAGAACGCCACCGCGGAGCGCTGGCGCAGTGGGTTGGCGCAGTGCGGAACCCTGCTGTCGGAGAATATGATCAACGGTCGGCCTATCTGCTTGTTTAAACTGGCGGAGCCGGTCTGCGTGGCGCACTGGCGCTTTCATATCGTTGAGCTGCCGTGGCCGGGTGAAAAGCGTTATCCCCATGAAGGCTGGGAGCATATCGAAATTGTCCTGCCCGGCGATCCGGCTACCTTAAATGCCCGCGCTCTGGCGCTGCTGGCCGATGACGGACTCAGCCAGCCGGGGATCGTCGTCAAAACCAGCTCGCCGAAAGGGGAACATGAGCGTCTGCCGAATCCCACCCTGGCGGTCACCGACGGCAGCGTGACGGTCAAATTTCACCCATGGTCTATTGAACAAATCGTCGCCAGCGAGCAAGCCGATACGTAA
- the cutC gene encoding copper homeostasis protein CutC, giving the protein MAVLEVCCYSMACAREAERCGADRIELCAAPQEGGLTPSYGVLVSVREAITLPVHPIIRPRGGDFCYTEEEFAAMLGDIRMVRELGFPGLVTGVLNADGQVDIPLMKKIMAAAGPLAVTFHRAFDLCADPRQAWETLGELGVKRILTSGQQSSAEKGISLITELIAAGDTPIIMAGAGVRAANLPLFLQAGVKEVHSSAGQWLPSEMRFRHPGVSMSADPDADEYRRYAVNGAAVAEMKKIISADRS; this is encoded by the coding sequence ATGGCGGTACTGGAAGTTTGTTGTTACAGCATGGCGTGCGCCCGGGAGGCTGAGCGCTGCGGCGCCGATCGTATTGAACTCTGCGCCGCGCCGCAGGAAGGGGGACTAACACCCTCTTACGGGGTGCTGGTCTCGGTCCGCGAGGCGATTACCCTCCCGGTGCATCCGATTATCCGCCCGCGCGGCGGCGATTTCTGCTACACCGAAGAGGAGTTCGCCGCGATGCTTGGCGATATCCGCATGGTGCGGGAGCTCGGCTTTCCCGGGCTGGTGACCGGCGTGCTGAATGCCGATGGTCAGGTCGATATCCCGCTGATGAAAAAAATAATGGCCGCGGCCGGGCCGCTGGCGGTGACCTTTCATCGCGCGTTCGATCTGTGCGCCGACCCGCGTCAGGCCTGGGAGACGCTGGGTGAGCTGGGGGTTAAACGTATCCTGACTTCCGGTCAGCAATCCTCGGCGGAGAAAGGTATTTCATTAATTACGGAACTTATTGCCGCAGGGGATACTCCAATCATTATGGCCGGTGCGGGAGTGCGCGCCGCGAACCTGCCGCTGTTTCTGCAGGCGGGGGTGAAAGAGGTTCATAGCTCTGCAGGCCAGTGGTTGCCATCGGAAATGCGCTTTCGTCATCCAGGCGTTTCGATGTCAGCCGATCCCGATGCGGACGAATACAGGCGCTACGCCGTCAATGGCGCAGCGGTGGCGGAGATGAAAAAGATAATTTCCGCTGACAGAAGTTAA
- the cmoB gene encoding tRNA 5-methoxyuridine(34)/uridine 5-oxyacetic acid(34) synthase CmoB, giving the protein MIDFSNFYQLIAKSPLSHWLETLPAQVAAWQREALHGKFREWERAVEFLPELTPWRLDLLHSVTAESETPLSEGHRLRVENLLKNLMPWRKGPYSLYGINIDTEWRSDWKWERVMPHLSDLSGRTILDVGCGSGYHMWRMIGAGAHLAVGIDPTQLFLCQFEAVRKLLGNDQRAHLLPLGIEQLPALEAFDTVFSMGVLYHRRSPLDHLWQLKDQLAPGGELVLETLVVEGDENTVLVPGDRYAQMRNVYFIPSAAALKMWLEKCGFIDVRIVDACVTSTEEQRRTEWMTSESLADFLDPQDQRKTVEGYPAPLRAVIIATKPETQQSLAKKAR; this is encoded by the coding sequence ATGATCGACTTCAGTAACTTTTATCAGCTGATCGCCAAAAGCCCGCTGTCTCACTGGCTGGAGACGCTGCCTGCCCAGGTAGCCGCCTGGCAGCGCGAGGCCCTGCACGGCAAGTTTCGCGAATGGGAGCGCGCCGTTGAGTTTCTTCCGGAATTAACGCCCTGGCGTCTGGACCTCCTGCACAGCGTCACCGCCGAAAGCGAAACGCCGCTCAGCGAAGGCCATCGGCTGCGGGTAGAAAACCTGCTTAAAAACCTGATGCCATGGCGCAAAGGCCCTTATTCGCTGTATGGCATCAACATCGATACCGAATGGCGCTCCGACTGGAAATGGGAGCGCGTCATGCCGCATCTGTCCGATCTTAGCGGACGGACCATCCTCGACGTGGGCTGCGGCAGCGGCTATCACATGTGGCGGATGATCGGCGCGGGCGCGCATCTGGCGGTCGGCATCGATCCCACCCAGCTGTTCCTGTGCCAGTTTGAAGCGGTGCGTAAGCTGCTTGGCAACGACCAGCGGGCGCATCTCCTGCCGCTGGGCATCGAGCAGCTCCCGGCGCTGGAGGCCTTTGACACCGTGTTCTCGATGGGCGTGCTCTACCATCGCCGCTCGCCGCTGGACCACCTGTGGCAGCTGAAAGATCAGCTGGCGCCGGGTGGCGAGCTGGTACTGGAGACGCTGGTGGTCGAAGGCGATGAAAATACGGTGCTGGTTCCGGGCGATCGCTATGCGCAGATGCGCAACGTCTATTTTATTCCCTCCGCGGCGGCCCTGAAAATGTGGCTGGAGAAGTGCGGGTTTATCGATGTGCGCATCGTCGACGCCTGCGTCACCTCGACGGAAGAGCAGCGGCGCACCGAATGGATGACCAGCGAATCGCTGGCCGATTTCCTCGACCCACAGGATCAGCGCAAAACCGTGGAAGGCTATCCGGCGCCGCTGCGCGCGGTGATTATCGCCACCAAACCGGAAACGCAGCAGTCGCTGGCGAAGAAAGCGAGATAA
- the cmoA gene encoding carboxy-S-adenosyl-L-methionine synthase CmoA produces MSHRDTLFSAPIASLGDWTFDERVAEVFPDMIQRSVPGYSNIISMIGMLAERFVQPHTQVYDLGCSLGAATLSVRRNISHPGCRIIAIDNSPAMVERCRRHIDAYKAPTPVEVIEGDIRDVAIENASLVILNFTIQFLEPGDRQAILNKVYQGLNPGGALVLSEKFSFEDAHVGELLFNMHHDFKRANGYSELEISQKRSMLENVMLTDSVETHKKRLRQAGFEHAELWFQCFNFGSLVAVKSGEQA; encoded by the coding sequence ATGTCTCACCGCGATACGCTTTTTTCCGCGCCGATTGCCAGCCTTGGCGACTGGACCTTTGATGAACGGGTTGCTGAAGTCTTCCCCGATATGATCCAGCGTTCTGTGCCTGGCTACTCCAATATCATCTCGATGATCGGCATGCTGGCCGAGCGCTTCGTTCAGCCCCACACCCAGGTTTACGATCTTGGCTGTTCGCTGGGCGCCGCCACCCTCTCCGTGCGCCGCAATATTAGCCATCCGGGATGTCGCATTATCGCCATCGACAACTCCCCGGCGATGGTGGAGCGCTGCCGTCGCCATATTGACGCCTATAAAGCGCCGACGCCGGTCGAGGTGATTGAAGGGGATATCCGCGATGTGGCCATTGAAAACGCCTCGCTGGTGATCCTGAACTTTACCATTCAGTTCCTTGAGCCGGGCGATCGTCAGGCGATCCTGAATAAAGTCTATCAGGGGCTGAATCCCGGCGGCGCGCTGGTGCTCTCGGAGAAATTCAGCTTCGAAGACGCCCACGTCGGTGAGCTGCTGTTCAATATGCATCATGACTTTAAGCGCGCGAACGGCTACAGCGAGCTGGAGATTAGCCAGAAACGCAGCATGCTGGAAAACGTGATGCTGACCGACTCTGTGGAAACCCATAAAAAACGCCTGCGTCAGGCGGGGTTCGAACATGCTGAACTGTGGTTCCAGTGCTTTAACTTTGGCTCGCTGGTGGCAGTAAAATCCGGGGAGCAGGCATGA
- a CDS encoding MAPEG family protein, giving the protein MVSALYAVLGALLLVKFSFDVVRLRTQYHVGYGDGGFSELQVAIRVHGNAVEYVPIGLILLLFMEMNGAQTWMVHVCGILLIVGRLMHSWGFHHRVYHWRRSGMSATWCALLLMVLANLWYMPWELVFSLR; this is encoded by the coding sequence ATGGTCAGCGCGCTGTATGCCGTTTTAGGTGCGTTATTGTTAGTGAAGTTCTCATTTGACGTGGTGCGTTTGCGCACCCAATACCATGTAGGCTACGGCGACGGCGGCTTCAGCGAGCTGCAGGTCGCCATCCGCGTTCACGGCAATGCCGTCGAATATGTGCCGATTGGCCTCATTTTACTGTTATTTATGGAGATGAACGGCGCCCAGACCTGGATGGTGCACGTTTGCGGCATTTTATTGATCGTCGGACGACTGATGCACTCCTGGGGTTTTCATCACCGCGTCTACCACTGGCGCCGCTCCGGCATGAGCGCCACCTGGTGCGCGTTGTTGCTGATGGTGCTGGCCAATCTCTGGTATATGCCCTGGGAGTTGGTTTTCTCCCTCCGTTAG
- a CDS encoding DUF72 domain-containing protein, translating into MIYIGLPQWSHPKWVRLGITSLEEYARHFNCVEGNTTLYALPKPEIVARWYEQTHDDFRFCFKFPATISHQAALRHCDDLSHEFFTRLAPLASRIGQYWLQLPATFGPRDLPALWHFLDALPKDFTYGVEVRHPEFFAKGEAEQQLNRGLHQRSVNRVILDSRPVHSAAATSPAMIDAQQKKPKVPVHAVMTARQPMVRFIGGDDMVHNRELFRVWLQTLPKWHQSGTPWLFLHTPDIAYAPTLVDTLWGDLRAALPAAGNAPSIPQQSSLF; encoded by the coding sequence ATGATTTATATTGGGCTTCCCCAGTGGTCGCACCCGAAATGGGTGCGCCTTGGCATCACCAGCCTTGAAGAGTACGCCCGCCACTTCAATTGCGTCGAGGGCAACACCACCCTGTATGCGCTACCGAAGCCGGAGATTGTCGCCCGCTGGTACGAACAGACCCACGATGACTTCCGCTTCTGCTTTAAATTCCCGGCGACTATCTCGCACCAGGCCGCCCTGCGCCACTGCGACGATTTAAGCCATGAATTCTTCACCCGCCTGGCGCCGCTGGCCTCGCGCATCGGCCAGTACTGGCTGCAGCTGCCGGCGACCTTCGGCCCTCGCGATCTCCCGGCGCTATGGCATTTTCTCGACGCACTGCCGAAGGATTTCACCTACGGCGTCGAAGTTCGTCACCCCGAGTTCTTCGCCAAAGGGGAAGCGGAACAGCAGCTCAACCGCGGGCTGCACCAGCGCAGCGTCAACCGCGTGATCCTCGACAGCCGCCCGGTCCATAGCGCTGCGGCCACCAGTCCGGCGATGATCGACGCGCAACAAAAGAAACCGAAGGTGCCGGTGCATGCGGTGATGACCGCCCGGCAGCCAATGGTGCGCTTTATCGGCGGCGACGATATGGTCCATAACCGGGAACTGTTTCGCGTCTGGCTGCAGACGCTGCCGAAATGGCATCAGTCAGGGACGCCGTGGCTGTTCCTGCATACCCCCGATATTGCCTACGCGCCGACGCTGGTCGATACCCTGTGGGGCGATCTGCGCGCCGCCCTGCCGGCGGCAGGAAATGCGCCGTCGATTCCGCAGCAATCTTCTCTTTTCTGA
- a CDS encoding hydrolase, with protein MLELNAKNTALVVIDLQEGILPFAGGPHRADEVVARAARLADKCRQQGSPVIMVRVGWSADFAEALKQPVDAQAGAHTLPENWWTYPATLGKQESDIEVTKRQWGAFYGTDLELQLRRRGIDTIILCGISTNIGVESTARNAWELGFNLVIAEDACSAASAEQHQGSMTHIFPRIGRVRSTEEILAAL; from the coding sequence ATGTTAGAACTCAATGCGAAAAACACGGCGCTGGTGGTGATCGATCTGCAGGAAGGCATTCTGCCTTTTGCCGGCGGCCCACATCGGGCTGACGAGGTGGTGGCGCGCGCCGCCCGCCTGGCAGACAAGTGCCGACAACAGGGTTCGCCGGTCATCATGGTCCGCGTCGGCTGGTCGGCCGATTTCGCCGAAGCGCTGAAACAGCCTGTCGACGCGCAGGCCGGGGCGCATACGCTGCCTGAGAACTGGTGGACCTACCCGGCCACGCTGGGTAAGCAGGAGAGCGATATCGAAGTGACCAAACGCCAGTGGGGCGCGTTCTATGGCACCGACCTTGAGCTTCAGCTGCGTCGCCGCGGTATCGACACCATTATTCTCTGCGGCATCTCCACCAACATCGGCGTCGAATCCACCGCCCGCAACGCCTGGGAGCTGGGCTTTAACCTGGTCATTGCCGAAGATGCCTGCAGCGCCGCCTCCGCCGAGCAGCATCAGGGCAGTATGACGCATATTTTCCCGCGCATCGGCCGCGTGCGCAGCACCGAGGAGATCCTCGCCGCGTTATGA
- the aspS gene encoding aspartate--tRNA ligase has product MRTEYCGQLRQSHVGQQVTLCGWVNRRRDLGSLIFIDMRDREGIVQVFFDPDRADALKLASELRNEFCIQVTGTVRAREEKNINADMATGAIEVLASDLTIINRSESLPLDSNHVNTEEARLKYRYLDLRRPEMAQRLKTRAKITSFVRRFMDDHGFLDIETPMLTKATPEGARDYLVPSRVHKGKFYALPQSPQLFKQLLMMSGFDRYYQIVKCFRDEDLRADRQPEFTQIDVETSFMTAPQVREIMEAMVRQLWLEIKGVDLGDFPIMTFAEAERRYGSDKPDLRNPMELVDVADLLKSVEFAVFAGPANDPKGRVAALRVPGGASLTRKLIDEYGNFVKIYGAKGLAYIKVTERAKGMDGINSPVAKFLTAEIVEAILDRTGAQDGDMIFFGADNKKVVADALGALRLKLGKDLSLTDESKWAPLWVIDFPMFEDDGEGGLTAMHHPFTSPKDMTADELKAAPEEAVANAYDMVINGYEVGGGSVRIHRGDMQQTVFGILGINEQEQREKFGFLLDALKYGTPPHAGLAFGLDRLTMLLTGTDNIRDVIAFPKTTAAACLMTEAPSFANPAALSELGIQVVEKEAKASLENK; this is encoded by the coding sequence ATGCGTACAGAATATTGCGGACAGCTTCGACAGTCCCACGTTGGGCAGCAGGTGACTCTGTGTGGTTGGGTCAACCGCCGTCGCGATCTCGGTAGCCTCATTTTTATCGATATGCGCGACCGCGAAGGCATCGTTCAGGTGTTTTTCGATCCGGATCGTGCGGATGCGTTGAAGTTAGCCTCTGAACTGCGTAATGAGTTCTGCATTCAGGTCACTGGCACCGTTCGCGCGCGTGAAGAGAAAAACATCAACGCGGACATGGCCACCGGCGCTATCGAAGTGCTGGCTTCCGATCTGACGATCATTAACCGCTCAGAATCGCTGCCGCTGGACTCCAATCACGTCAACACCGAAGAAGCGCGTCTGAAATACCGCTACCTCGACCTGCGTCGTCCGGAAATGGCGCAGCGTCTGAAAACCCGCGCGAAAATCACCAGCTTTGTGCGCCGCTTTATGGATGACCATGGCTTCCTCGACATCGAAACCCCGATGCTGACCAAAGCCACCCCGGAAGGCGCCCGCGATTACCTCGTGCCTTCCCGCGTGCACAAAGGCAAATTCTACGCGCTGCCGCAGTCGCCGCAGCTGTTCAAACAGCTGCTGATGATGTCCGGCTTCGACCGCTACTATCAGATCGTCAAATGCTTCCGCGATGAAGACCTGCGTGCCGACCGTCAGCCTGAATTTACCCAGATCGACGTGGAAACCTCCTTTATGACCGCGCCGCAGGTGCGTGAGATCATGGAAGCGATGGTGCGTCAGCTGTGGCTGGAGATTAAAGGCGTCGATCTGGGCGATTTCCCGATCATGACCTTCGCCGAAGCCGAACGTCGCTACGGCTCCGATAAACCGGACCTGCGTAACCCGATGGAGCTGGTGGACGTCGCCGACCTGCTGAAATCAGTGGAGTTCGCGGTCTTTGCCGGCCCGGCCAATGATCCGAAAGGGCGCGTGGCGGCGCTGCGCGTGCCGGGCGGGGCTTCTCTGACCCGCAAGCTGATCGACGAATACGGCAACTTTGTCAAGATCTACGGCGCGAAAGGGCTGGCCTATATTAAAGTGACCGAACGTGCCAAAGGCATGGACGGGATCAACAGCCCGGTGGCCAAGTTCCTGACCGCTGAAATCGTGGAAGCGATCCTCGACCGCACCGGCGCGCAGGACGGAGACATGATCTTCTTCGGCGCCGACAACAAGAAAGTGGTGGCCGACGCGCTGGGCGCGCTGCGTCTGAAGCTGGGCAAAGATCTGAGCCTGACTGACGAGAGCAAATGGGCGCCGCTGTGGGTGATCGACTTCCCGATGTTCGAAGACGACGGCGAAGGCGGCCTGACGGCGATGCACCATCCGTTCACCTCGCCGAAGGATATGACGGCGGACGAGCTGAAAGCTGCGCCGGAAGAGGCCGTGGCCAACGCCTACGATATGGTCATTAACGGTTATGAAGTCGGCGGCGGTTCGGTGCGTATCCACCGCGGCGACATGCAGCAGACGGTATTTGGTATTCTGGGCATTAACGAACAGGAACAGCGTGAGAAATTCGGCTTCCTGCTCGATGCGCTGAAATACGGTACCCCGCCGCATGCGGGCCTGGCGTTCGGTCTTGACCGTCTGACCATGCTGCTGACCGGCACCGATAACATCCGCGACGTTATCGCTTTCCCGAAAACCACCGCTGCCGCCTGCCTGATGACCGAAGCGCCAAGCTTCGCCAATCCGGCGGCGCTCAGTGAACTGGGTATTCAGGTTGTGGAGAAAGAGGCAAAAGCGTCTCTGGAGAACAAGTAA
- the nudB gene encoding dihydroneopterin triphosphate diphosphatase translates to MSFKLPVSVLVVIYAEDTKRVLMLQRRDDPAFWQSVTGSLEAGETALQAAAREVKEEVAIDVACEQLTLIDCQRTVEFEIFSHLRHRYAPGVERNTEFWFCLALPHEREITFTEHLAYRWVSATEAAALTKSWSNRQAIEEFVINAA, encoded by the coding sequence ATGTCATTTAAGCTGCCCGTTTCGGTGCTGGTGGTGATTTACGCCGAAGATACCAAACGGGTGCTGATGTTGCAGCGGCGCGACGATCCCGCGTTCTGGCAGTCGGTCACCGGCAGCCTGGAAGCAGGAGAGACCGCGCTGCAGGCCGCCGCGCGTGAAGTAAAGGAAGAGGTCGCCATTGACGTTGCCTGCGAGCAACTGACCTTAATCGACTGTCAGCGCACGGTGGAGTTCGAGATATTTTCTCATTTGCGTCATCGCTATGCGCCGGGAGTGGAGCGTAATACGGAATTTTGGTTCTGTCTTGCGCTGCCTCATGAGCGGGAAATTACCTTTACCGAACATCTGGCCTACCGCTGGGTCAGCGCGACGGAAGCCGCTGCGCTGACCAAGTCGTGGAGCAACCGGCAGGCGATTGAAGAATTTGTAATTAACGCCGCCTGA
- a CDS encoding YebC/PmpR family DNA-binding transcriptional regulator, translated as MAGHSKWANTKHRKAAQDAKRGKIFTKIIRELVTAARLGGGDPASNPRLRAAVDKALSNNMTRDTLNRAIARGVGGDEDANMETIIYEGYGPGGTAVMVECLSDNRNRTVAEVRHAFTKTGGNLGTDGSVSYLFSKKGVISFEKGDEDTIMEAALEAGAEDVVTYDDGAIDVYTAWEEMGAVRDALEAAGLKADAAEVSMIPSTKADMDAETAPKLLRLIDMLEDCDDVQEVYHNGEISDEVAATL; from the coding sequence ATGGCAGGTCATAGTAAATGGGCCAACACCAAACACCGCAAAGCGGCACAGGATGCCAAGCGCGGTAAAATCTTTACGAAAATCATTCGCGAACTGGTTACCGCAGCGCGTCTGGGCGGCGGCGATCCGGCGTCCAACCCGCGTCTGCGTGCGGCGGTGGATAAAGCGCTGTCTAACAACATGACCCGCGACACCCTGAACCGCGCCATCGCGCGCGGCGTCGGCGGCGATGAAGACGCGAACATGGAAACCATCATTTATGAAGGCTATGGCCCTGGCGGCACCGCGGTGATGGTGGAATGCCTGTCCGACAACCGTAACCGTACCGTTGCGGAAGTACGTCACGCCTTCACTAAAACCGGTGGTAACCTCGGCACCGACGGTTCCGTCTCCTACCTGTTCAGCAAAAAAGGCGTCATCTCCTTCGAGAAAGGCGATGAAGACACCATCATGGAAGCGGCGCTGGAAGCTGGCGCTGAAGACGTGGTGACCTATGACGACGGCGCGATCGACGTCTACACCGCCTGGGAAGAGATGGGCGCCGTGCGCGACGCGCTGGAAGCCGCTGGCCTGAAAGCCGACGCTGCCGAAGTCTCGATGATCCCGTCCACCAAAGCGGATATGGATGCCGAGACGGCGCCGAAGCTGCTGCGTCTGATCGATATGCTCGAAGACTGCGACGACGTGCAGGAAGTGTACCATAACGGCGAGATCTCCGACGAGGTCGCAGCCACCCTGTGA
- the ruvC gene encoding crossover junction endodeoxyribonuclease RuvC: MAIILGIDPGSRVTGYGVIRQVGRQLSYLGSGCIRTKVDDLPSRLKLIYAGVTEIITQFQPDFFAIEQVFMAKNADSALKLGQARGVAIVAATNQSLPVFEYAARQVKQTVVGIGSAEKSQVQHMVRTLLKLPANPQADAADALAIAITHCHVSQNAAQISETRLNLARGRLR; encoded by the coding sequence ATGGCTATTATTCTCGGCATTGACCCGGGGTCGCGCGTTACCGGTTATGGCGTGATTCGTCAGGTTGGCCGGCAGCTGAGCTACCTTGGCAGCGGCTGTATCCGCACCAAAGTGGACGATTTGCCGTCGCGGCTGAAGCTGATCTACGCCGGAGTGACGGAGATCATCACCCAGTTCCAGCCTGACTTTTTCGCCATTGAGCAGGTCTTTATGGCCAAGAATGCCGACTCGGCGTTAAAGCTCGGGCAGGCGCGCGGGGTGGCGATCGTGGCGGCGACCAATCAGTCGTTACCGGTGTTTGAATATGCCGCCCGCCAGGTTAAGCAGACGGTTGTCGGCATCGGCAGCGCTGAAAAGAGTCAGGTCCAGCACATGGTGCGCACCCTGCTCAAGCTGCCTGCCAATCCGCAGGCGGATGCGGCGGATGCGCTGGCGATCGCCATCACCCATTGCCATGTCAGCCAGAATGCCGCGCAGATCAGCGAGACCCGGCTCAATCTGGCGCGAGGGCGCTTACGATAA
- the ruvA gene encoding Holliday junction branch migration protein RuvA, whose translation MIGRLRGIILEKQPPLVLLETAGVGYEVHMPMTCFYELPEAGQEAIVFTHFVVREDAQLLYGFNNKQERTLFKELIKTNGVGPKLALAILSGMSAQQFVNAVEREEVASLVKLPGIGKKTAERLIVEMKDRFKGLHGDLFTPAADLVLTSPAGPTADDAEQEAVAALVALGYKPQEASRMVSKIARPDANSETLIREALRAAL comes from the coding sequence GTGATAGGCAGACTCAGAGGCATCATTCTCGAAAAACAACCCCCGCTGGTGTTGCTGGAAACGGCGGGCGTCGGCTATGAAGTGCACATGCCAATGACCTGCTTCTATGAGCTGCCGGAGGCCGGGCAGGAGGCGATTGTCTTCACCCACTTTGTGGTGCGTGAAGATGCCCAACTGCTGTATGGGTTTAACAACAAACAGGAGCGTACCCTGTTTAAAGAACTGATCAAAACCAACGGCGTAGGGCCAAAGCTGGCGCTGGCGATCCTCTCCGGCATGTCGGCGCAGCAGTTCGTCAACGCCGTTGAGCGGGAAGAGGTCGCCTCGCTGGTTAAGCTGCCGGGGATTGGCAAAAAAACCGCTGAACGCTTGATCGTTGAGATGAAAGACCGCTTCAAAGGGCTGCACGGCGATCTGTTTACCCCGGCCGCCGATCTGGTACTGACCTCACCGGCAGGCCCAACGGCGGACGATGCCGAGCAGGAAGCGGTTGCCGCGCTGGTCGCGCTGGGCTATAAACCGCAGGAGGCCAGCCGGATGGTCAGCAAGATCGCGCGTCCGGACGCCAACAGTGAAACGCTAATCCGCGAAGCGCTGCGCGCCGCGTTGTGA
- the ruvB gene encoding Holliday junction branch migration DNA helicase RuvB, with the protein MIEADRLVSADSSGFEEAADRAIRPKLLAEYVGQPQVRSQMEIFIQAAKLRGDALDHLLIFGPPGLGKTTLANIVANEMGVNLRTTSGPVLEKAGDLAAMLTNLEPHDVLFIDEIHRLSPVVEEVLYPAMEDYQLDIMIGEGPAARSIKIDLPPFTLIGATTRAGSLTSPLRDRFGIVQRLEFYQIPDLQHIVSRSARHMGLEMSDEGALEVARRSRGTPRIANRLLRRVRDFAEVRHDGTISADIAAQALDMLNVDAEGFDYMDRKLLLAVIDKFFGGPVGLDNLAAAIGEERETIEDVLEPYLIQQGFLQRTPRGRMATVRAWNHFGITPPEMP; encoded by the coding sequence ATGATTGAAGCAGACCGGCTGGTATCGGCAGACAGCAGCGGCTTCGAAGAGGCCGCTGACCGCGCCATCCGCCCAAAATTGCTGGCAGAGTATGTCGGCCAGCCGCAGGTGCGTTCGCAGATGGAGATTTTTATCCAGGCGGCGAAGCTGCGCGGCGACGCCCTCGATCACCTGCTGATTTTTGGCCCGCCAGGGTTGGGGAAAACCACCCTGGCCAATATCGTCGCCAATGAAATGGGGGTGAATCTGCGTACCACCTCCGGCCCGGTGCTGGAGAAAGCGGGCGATCTCGCCGCGATGCTCACCAACCTTGAACCGCATGATGTGCTGTTTATCGATGAGATCCATCGCCTCTCGCCGGTGGTGGAAGAGGTGCTCTATCCGGCAATGGAAGATTACCAGCTGGATATCATGATTGGCGAAGGTCCGGCGGCGCGCTCGATTAAAATCGACCTGCCGCCGTTTACCCTGATCGGCGCCACCACCCGGGCCGGTTCATTGACTTCGCCGCTGCGCGACCGCTTTGGCATCGTGCAGCGTCTGGAGTTCTATCAGATCCCCGATCTGCAGCATATTGTCAGCCGCAGCGCCCGCCATATGGGGCTGGAGATGAGCGACGAGGGCGCGCTGGAAGTGGCCCGCCGTTCACGCGGCACGCCGCGTATTGCCAACCGTCTGCTGCGTAGGGTGCGTGACTTCGCGGAAGTGCGCCACGACGGCACCATCTCCGCCGACATTGCCGCCCAGGCGCTGGATATGCTCAACGTCGATGCGGAAGGTTTCGACTATATGGACCGCAAGCTGCTGCTGGCGGTGATAGATAAGTTCTTCGGCGGACCGGTGGGGCTGGATAACCTCGCCGCCGCGATTGGCGAAGAGCGGGAAACCATTGAAGATGTGCTGGAGCCCTACTTAATTCAGCAGGGTTTTCTGCAGCGTACGCCGCGGGGAAGAATGGCGACGGTGCGCGCCTGGAATCATTTCGGGATTACGCCGCCGGAGATGCCGTAG